In one Rutidosis leptorrhynchoides isolate AG116_Rl617_1_P2 chromosome 8, CSIRO_AGI_Rlap_v1, whole genome shotgun sequence genomic region, the following are encoded:
- the LOC139862103 gene encoding GCN5-related N-acetyltransferase 4, chloroplastic-like, protein MWTIPMGTTLSPNYNKLPIYYPSRVHKSSLSHHLSRSGICKASQVVEIFPLVSPEIVVREARIEDCWEVAETHCSSFFPEYSFPLDFVLRLDRLLALVFGLSVPPGCRRTCLVAVTGASEDDTFTVGDDDLKIAGFGAKISLNKGYVAGILTLDTVADFLPRKGPLRQRRTGIAYVSNVAVRERYRRKGIAKRLIEKAEAQARTWGCRSIALHCDLNNPGAINLYRSQGFKSITIPEGAKWPQPRTAPDMQFNFMMKLLDTN, encoded by the exons ATGTGGACCATACCTATGGGAACTACCCTCTCTCCCAATTACAACAAATTACCAATTTATTATCCTTCTAGGGTTCATAAATCATCTCTTTCTCATCATCTTTCAAGATCAG GAATTTGCAAAGCAAGTCAAGTTGTTGAAATATTTCCACTTGTCTCCCCCGAGATCGTTGTTCGCGAGGCAAGAATTGAAGATTGTTGGGAAGTTGCAGAAACACATTGTAGCTCCTTCTTCCCTGAATACTCATTCCCATTAGACTTTGTTTTGAGGCTTGACAGACTACTTGCACTCGTGTTTGGATTGTCAGTACCCCCTGGTTGTAGAAGAACATGTTTGGTTGCTGTTACTGGTGCTTCTGAAGACGACACTTTCACCGTCGGTGATGATGATCTCAAAATTGCAGGTTTTGGTGCAAAGATTAGTCTGAATAAAGGATATGTTGCTGGAATTTTGACTTTAGATACCGTCGCCGATTTTCTTCCTAGGAAAGGACCTCTTCGACAGAGAAG GACTGGGATTGCGTACGTGTCAAATGTTGCAGTTCGAGAAAGATATAGACGGAAGGGAATAGCAAAGAGGCTCATAGAAAAAGCGGAGGCCCAAGCAAGAACCTGGGGATGTCGGTCCATTGCATTACATTGCGACCTAAACAACCCCGGTGCAATCAACTTATATAGAAGCCAGGGTTTTAAAAGTATCACAATACCCGAAGGAGCCAAATGGCCCCAGCCCAGGACCGCACCAGACATGCAGTTCAACTTCATGATGAAGCTCCTTGATACAAActga
- the LOC139862102 gene encoding double-stranded RNA-binding protein 2-like → MYKNQLQELAQRSCFNLPSYISIREGPDHAPRFKATVNFNGETFESPNYCTTLRQAEHLAAEVALNALASRGPSNSLAARILDETGVYKNLLQEVSQRVGASLPIYTAFKSGHGHLLAFTCTVELAGCTFTGEPAKNKKQAEKNAAMSAWSSLKLLTQQTESSSLQKGVVEEQEHVIVARALQKFRLKARMSNIPFPIQFQSPNLKPHSAPSSSSTTSKILPLICPKTTPQNLTPSKSSTLNQFKITYASEVNKNSTITRPQKFPAFGAAPYIPVGHFRAHHAIAPPVTIRNVIPVFAAPPLPIPHMGMAHANQFPPPQFRGMPPTMGGIAPPVTIRQAMPVCSAPSISKSPIKPSVISASSMGSLSVPKEEEGNFQDHKLEENLKELQI, encoded by the exons ATGTATAAGAACCAGCTGCAGGAGCTGGCACAGAGAAGCTGTTTTAATTTACCGTCGTATATAAGTATTAGAGAAGGTCCAGATCACGCGCCGAGGTTTAAAGCTACAGTTAACTTTAATGGCGAGACGTTTGAGAGCCCTAATTATTGTACCACGTTAAGGCAGGCGGAACATTTAGCTGCTGAGGTGGCGTTAAATGCACTTGCTAGCCGTGGTCCGTCTAATTCTTTGGCTGCTCGGATTTTG GACGAGACAGGGGTGTACAAGAACCTACTGCAGGAGGTTTCTCAAAGAGTAGGGGCATCACTACCAATATATACAGCTTTTAAGTCAGGCCATGGGCATTTGCTCGCATTCACCTGCACCGTAGAATTGGCTGGCTGTACATTTACGGGTGAACCAGCCAAGAATAAAAAACAAGCTGAAAAGAATGCAGCCATGTCGGCGTGGTCATCTTTAAAACTTT TGACCCAGCAAACAGAAAGTTCATCATTGCAAAAAGGGGTCGTCGAGGAACAGGAGCATGTGATTGTAGCTCGAGCTTTGCAAAAATTCAGATTAAAGGCAAGAATGTCGAATATACCCTTTCCTATCCAGTTTCAATCACCAAATTTAAAGCCACATTCTGCACCTTCATCTTCTTCCACAACATCAAAAATACTTCCCTTAATATGCCCCAAAACAACACCACAAAACCTGACACCTTCAAAATCATCTACACTGAACCAATTCAAAATTACTTACGCATCTGAAGTCAATAAAAACTCTACAATAACCCGACCTCAAAAGTTTCCTGCATTTGGAGCTGCACCTTATATCCCCGTCGGCCACTTCAGGGCTCATCACGCGATTGCGCCACCTGTCACCATACGCAACGTGATTCCTGTTTTTGCTGCTCCACCTCTCCCCATTCCTCATATGGGCATGGCACATGCTAATCAGTTTCCGCCGCCACAGTTCAGGGGGATGCCGCCAACCATGGGCGGCATAGCACCGCCAGTCACTATAAGACAAGCAATGCCAGTTTGTTCTGCTCCCAGCATCTCCAAATCACCTATCAAGCCATCAGTTATTTCTGCCAGCTCAATGGGCAGTTTATCTGTACCAAAAGAAGAGGAGGGCAATTTTCAAGACCACAAATTGGAAGAGAACTTGAAAGAGTTGCAAATTTAA